The proteins below come from a single Drosophila ananassae strain 14024-0371.13 chromosome 4 unlocalized genomic scaffold, ASM1763931v2 tig00000241, whole genome shotgun sequence genomic window:
- the LOC123258061 gene encoding succinate dehydrogenase iron-sulfur subunit-like, which translates to MVQFSLPKNSKINQKGKIYPIPARAKNIRRFQIYRWSADDEKNPRIDTFFIDMDSCGPMVLDALIKIKDEIDSTLTFRRSCREGICGSCAMNIDGTNTLACTRSIHDIKGDVKIYPLPHMYVIKDLVSDLSQFYEQYKSIKPWLQADKPALPNKEYSQSSEDRKKLDGLSDCILCACCSTGCPSYWWNSDKFLGPAILLQAYRWIADSRDNKTGERLDVLNDPFKLYRCHAIMNCTKTCPKGLNPARAIAKVKQLMVEREGV; encoded by the coding sequence ATGGTTCAGTTTTCTTTGCCAAAGAATTctaaaattaatcaaaaggGCAAAATTTATCCTATTCCTGCTAGAGCAAAAAACATCAGAAGATTTCAAATTTACCGTTGGTCTGCTGATGACGAGAAAAACCCTAGAATAGACACATTTTTTATTGATATGGATAGTTGTGGCCCTATGGTACTTGAtgcattaataaaaataaaggatgAAATAGATTCGACTTTAACTTTCAGACGTTCTTGTAGAGAAGGCATATGTGGATCTTGTGCCATGAATATTGACGGAACCAATACTCTTGCATGTACTAGATCTATACATGATATAAAAGGTGACGTAAAAATATATCCATTACCTCACATGTATGTAATAAAGGACCTAGTCTCGGATTTGAGCCAATTTTATGAGCAATACAAATCAATTAAACCTTGGTTACAAGCAGATAAGCCTGCCCTACCAAATAAAGAATACTCTCAATCTTCTGAAGatagaaaaaaattagatGGCTTGTCCGACTGTATATTATGTGCTTGCTGTTCGACTGGTTGCCCAAGCTACTGGTGGAATAGTGATAAATTTTTAGGACCAGCAATACTATTACAAGCTTACAGATGGATTGCTGACAGCCGTGATAATAAGACAGGTGAAAGACTTGATGTTTTAAACGACCCATTCAAGTTGTATCGTTGTCATGCAATAATGAATTGCACAAAAACTTGTCCTAAAGGACTTAATCCAGCAAGAGCAATAGCGAAAGTAAAACAGCTCATGGTAGAGAGAGAAGGAGTTTAA